The following is a genomic window from Streptomyces chrestomyceticus JCM 4735.
TGACCGGTGTGACCGTATTCGCCGGCGTGGCGATCACGCGTTGATCGGAGTGAGCACGAACAACAGCTATTTCAGTGCGCAACGGCTCACCGCGCTGGTGCACTGGGCGCAGGGGCAGTTCCGGGCCGTCGACATCATCTGCGCCGACCTTCACATAGACACCGTGCTGACCGCCGAGGGGGCGGCTCCGGAGAGTGTCGGAAAGCGTGCTCGCAGACGCGTCACCGATGTGCGCCGCAGAATCCGCAAAGCCGTCCAGGCGGCCTCGCCCGACGGTCCGCAGCCCGGTGCCCATCTGTTGTCGGACTTCCAGCACAATGACGCCTACCAGCGTCTGCGGGCGGACATCGACAGGGCCCTGCGCGAGGACCCGGAATTCGCGGACGCCTGCCACGACATGGTCCGTCTCCATATGCTGGGGCAGCCACAGAAAGCGGGCGGAGCGCATTCCGCCGCCGACTCCGGGGACGGCGGCCCGGCAGACGGGGCGGAAGCCGGCCGGCTACGGGCCGGGCTGCAGTACCTGTGCGGCGAACTGCCTTTCTTCGTGGACACCCCGAGCATTCTCGGTGTTCCCTCGTCGGTTTCCTGCTACCACCTGTTCACGCCCATCCTCGGGCCGCTGTGCATGAGGGAGAACGGCCTGCGGGCCGCGGACAACCAGGCGTTCCTGGCGGTGACGCCGGACGACACCCCCACGGACGGAGAAAGGGACGTGACGTGAGCGGACAGCCTCCTGGCGAACGGACCGCCCACCCGGCCGGCACGGACGTGGCCTTCCCGCTCTCCCGGCGCGGTGACATCGTCCCCGACGAGTGCGCCTGGCTGCGCGACGAGCGCCCGGTCGCCCGGGTGCGCACACTGGCCGGCGACCCGGCGTGGCTGGTGTCCACCTACGAGCTGGCCACCCGCGTCCTGGACGACGAGACCTTCAGCCTCTCGGCCACCGCCGCCCCCGGCGCGCGCCAGCAGTACGCGCCCACCTTCCCCATCGAGATCCGCAAGAACCTGTCGCGCATCAAGGACGAGGGGATGCGGGACGCCGTGATGCAGGCCCTGTCGCCCCGGGCGATCAAGGAGGCGACCGGCCAGTTCCGCCGCCGGGCCGAGGCGCTGATCGACGAGCTGCTGGCCGAGGGACCGCCCGTCGACCTCAAGGACCGGTTCACCGACCCCTACACCGCGCACGTGATGTGCACCGTCCTCGGGCTGCCCGACGACGACTGGCGGCGGCTGATGAGCGGCCTGGACATCAGCATCATGACCGCGCCCCGTCCCTTCGAAGGCGCTATGGCCAACTGGGACAAGGGAATGGCCTACATGGCCGGGCTGCTGCGGGCGCCCGGCGCGGCCGAAGCGCCCGGCCTCCTCGGCGCGCTGGCACGGGTCCGCGCCGACAGCGGCGGCGAGGCGGGCGCGGACACCGACGAACACCTCACGATGACGCTGCACTCCCTGTTCGAAGCGGGCGCCGTCAGCACCTCCGCCTTCCTGACGCTGGCGATCATGCTGCTGCTCCGCGACACCGGGCAACGGCGGTGGCTGGGGGACCACCCCGAGGCCATCGGCCCGGCGGTGGAGGAACTGCTGCGCTACAACCTGTCCATCGGTGACGCACTGCCGCGCATCGCCACCCGGGACACCGAACTGGGCGGTACCCCCATCGCCGCGGGCGATCTCGTCCTCGTCCTGGTCGAAGGCGCCAACCACGACCCGGCCGTCTTCCGCGACCCGGGCCGGCTGGACCTGACCCGGACGCCCAACCCCCACCTGGCGTTCGGCAGCGGACGCCACTACTGCCCGGCCACCACGCTGGCCCGGGCCCACGCGGCCACCGCG
Proteins encoded in this region:
- a CDS encoding tRNA-dependent cyclodipeptide synthase; amino-acid sequence: MGAPQAAVNFRTRPLTDRCDRIRRRGDHALIGVSTNNSYFSAQRLTALVHWAQGQFRAVDIICADLHIDTVLTAEGAAPESVGKRARRRVTDVRRRIRKAVQAASPDGPQPGAHLLSDFQHNDAYQRLRADIDRALREDPEFADACHDMVRLHMLGQPQKAGGAHSAADSGDGGPADGAEAGRLRAGLQYLCGELPFFVDTPSILGVPSSVSCYHLFTPILGPLCMRENGLRAADNQAFLAVTPDDTPTDGERDVT
- a CDS encoding cytochrome P450; protein product: MSGQPPGERTAHPAGTDVAFPLSRRGDIVPDECAWLRDERPVARVRTLAGDPAWLVSTYELATRVLDDETFSLSATAAPGARQQYAPTFPIEIRKNLSRIKDEGMRDAVMQALSPRAIKEATGQFRRRAEALIDELLAEGPPVDLKDRFTDPYTAHVMCTVLGLPDDDWRRLMSGLDISIMTAPRPFEGAMANWDKGMAYMAGLLRAPGAAEAPGLLGALARVRADSGGEAGADTDEHLTMTLHSLFEAGAVSTSAFLTLAIMLLLRDTGQRRWLGDHPEAIGPAVEELLRYNLSIGDALPRIATRDTELGGTPIAAGDLVLVLVEGANHDPAVFRDPGRLDLTRTPNPHLAFGSGRHYCPATTLARAHAATALTALLARLPGLRLAVPDEEIGWRSGWIKRTPERLPVLW